One window of Sardina pilchardus chromosome 2, fSarPil1.1, whole genome shotgun sequence genomic DNA carries:
- the LOC134101022 gene encoding uncharacterized protein LOC134101022 yields MSSLVVTLIALLGVIQSALKVSGTEEYLTVKPGNYITLYCDCILTSGSLMNWHRNCSHYRQPSFVISTEYLIRENDNPLNKYQFKWNSTSQSHDLLIKNITESELGVYYCSVAIPKVIDTTVIHQTFSQCYGNITYKLSLDDAASSPAPICPAPPDDDDGGQCWSLLVILCPVCALFSALISSTCVYCLCHGKTAPVEPGERSKSRESRTEKRDEDKELCYASLDMQARAHKAKPKRTRNQTQNSDFSTYSEIRHYSLNGAQGCT; encoded by the exons ATGTCCTCCCTGGTAGTAACTCTCATTGCTCTCCTGG GTGTGATACAATCTGCTCTGAAAGTCTCAGGAACTGAAGAATATCTAACGGTCAAGCCAGGGAATTATATTACTCTCTACTGTGACTGTATTTTGACCTCTGGAtcattaatgaactggcatagAAACTGCTCACATTATAGGCAGCCCTCATTTGTGATCTCAACCGAATACCTAATAAGGGAGAATGATAATCCATTAAACAAGTACCAATTCAAATGGAACTCCACTAGCCAGTCCCATGATCTACTGATCAAGAACATCACTGAGTCTGAGCTGGGGGTGTACTACTGTTCTGTTGCTATACCAAAAGTGATTGACACAACTGTAATTCATCAGACATTCTCTCAATGCTATGGAAACATCACCTACAAGTTGTCACTTGACG ATGCTGCTTCTTCTCCTGCACCTATCTGTCCTGCTCcccctgatgatgatgatggtggtcaGTGCTGGTCACTGCTGGTCATCTTGTGTCCCGTGTGTGCTCTATTCTCTGCACTCATCTCCTCCACCTGTGTGTACTGCCTCTGCCACGGTAAGACAG CACCAGTGGAACCTGGAGAACGCTCGAAGAGTAGAGAGAGTCGGACAGAAAAACGG GATGAAGACAAAGAGTTGTGTTATGCCTCATTGGATATGCAAGCCAGAGCACACAAAGCAAAACCCAAAAGAACAAGAAATCAAACCCAAAACTCTGACTTCAGCACCTATTCTGAGATCCGTCAC TATAGTCTGAATGGGGCTCAAGGCTGTACCTGA